A genomic window from Gemmatimonadaceae bacterium includes:
- the lpxK gene encoding tetraacyldisaccharide 4'-kinase: MSGSIEKIWAEDGPAAWALSPLSWLYRAVTGLRNTLFDVGLLRSHPLGVPAVSVGNLSVGGTGKTPVAAWIAAELRQLGARPAIVMRGYGADEPLVHRRLNPDVPVIVNADRVAGARQAKAGGATVVVLDDAFQHRRAKRDLDLVLLAAEQGTPRRVLPAGPLREAAGGIRRASLVLVTRKSSSLAEAEAVAAAWTGYAGAPPMAILALKPGALHDARDNAAAPLPVDVLAGCQVLAISAIGAPGPFARQLESLGAVVSSASFPDHHAFTAQDAAVLAARAAEVDRAVCTLKDAVKLAPLWPRHAPPLWYLSQAVEVERGAAPLHEALRRLVPGSQP; encoded by the coding sequence ATGAGCGGATCGATCGAGAAGATCTGGGCGGAAGACGGCCCAGCCGCCTGGGCGCTGTCGCCGCTCTCGTGGTTGTACCGAGCGGTTACCGGCCTGCGGAACACGCTCTTCGATGTGGGCCTGCTGCGCAGCCACCCGTTGGGCGTTCCGGCGGTGAGCGTGGGAAACCTGAGTGTCGGCGGCACGGGCAAGACGCCGGTGGCCGCGTGGATCGCGGCCGAGCTGCGGCAGCTGGGCGCGCGCCCCGCGATCGTGATGCGCGGCTACGGCGCCGACGAGCCGCTCGTCCATCGGCGCTTGAATCCGGACGTGCCTGTCATCGTGAACGCCGACCGCGTGGCCGGGGCGCGCCAAGCCAAGGCCGGCGGCGCCACGGTCGTGGTGCTCGACGATGCCTTCCAGCACCGGCGCGCCAAGCGCGACCTGGATCTCGTGTTGCTGGCGGCGGAGCAGGGGACGCCGAGGCGTGTGTTGCCGGCTGGCCCCCTGCGGGAAGCCGCAGGGGGCATTCGGCGCGCGAGCCTGGTGCTCGTGACGCGCAAGTCGTCGAGTTTGGCGGAGGCCGAGGCCGTGGCGGCGGCCTGGACTGGGTATGCCGGCGCGCCGCCGATGGCCATCCTTGCGCTGAAGCCGGGGGCGCTGCACGACGCCCGTGACAACGCGGCCGCGCCGCTGCCGGTGGATGTGCTGGCAGGGTGCCAAGTGTTGGCCATCTCGGCGATCGGGGCACCGGGGCCGTTCGCGCGTCAGTTGGAGTCCCTTGGCGCAGTCGTGAGTTCGGCGAGCTTCCCAGACCACCACGCGTTTACGGCCCAGGATGCGGCGGTGCTGGCAGCCAGGGCCGCGGAGGTGGACCGAGCCGTGTGCACCCTCAAGGACGCGGTCAAGCTGGCTCCGCTCTGGCCTCGCCACGCCCCCCCGCTGTGGTATCTTTCACAGGCTGTCGAGGTCGAGCGGGGCGCAGCGCCACTGCACGAGGCACTGCGTCGGCTCGTCCCCGGATCGCAGCCCTGA
- a CDS encoding OmpH family outer membrane protein, whose product MFARFRGAWLAALLTVVAASPLAAQKVGFVNTQRVLAEMPGAEQAQNLIRERLNALGQRQRTMADSLNALLAAFERDSAGMDQATRTARFVVMQQMDGRYRDTLEVLERESAEMQQEVLEPLFDRIGEALEELRAAEGFVMILDLARESSQNIVAFDRNADVTDRVLRNIRARATARPPQQTPPAAAPTAAPAAQRPPTAGPVAQPSGVRRP is encoded by the coding sequence ATGTTCGCACGTTTCCGCGGCGCGTGGTTGGCCGCCCTCCTCACCGTCGTCGCCGCCAGCCCGCTAGCCGCGCAGAAGGTCGGCTTCGTGAACACGCAGCGCGTGCTCGCCGAGATGCCGGGCGCCGAGCAGGCGCAGAACCTCATCCGTGAGCGGCTGAACGCGCTCGGCCAGCGCCAGCGCACGATGGCCGACTCGCTCAATGCGTTGCTGGCCGCCTTCGAGCGCGACTCCGCCGGGATGGACCAGGCGACGCGGACGGCGCGCTTCGTGGTGATGCAGCAGATGGACGGTCGGTACCGCGACACGCTCGAGGTGCTCGAGCGCGAGAGCGCCGAGATGCAGCAGGAGGTGCTCGAGCCGCTGTTCGACCGCATCGGCGAGGCGCTGGAGGAACTGCGGGCGGCCGAGGGCTTCGTGATGATCCTCGACCTGGCGCGCGAGTCGAGCCAGAACATCGTGGCGTTCGACCGGAACGCGGACGTGACCGACCGGGTGTTGCGCAACATCCGCGCGCGCGCGACGGCTCGCCCACCGCAGCAGACCCCGCCGGCGGCCGCGCCGACCGCGGCGCCGGCTGCGCAGCGGCCGCCGACGGCCGGGCCAGTGGCCCAGCCGTCGGGCGTGCGGCGCCCGTAA
- the lpxB gene encoding lipid-A-disaccharide synthase, protein MREILILAGEASGDLHGAILAERLRALRPGVPLTGTGGARMRAAGVTMLEEHEGVVGFVEVLRHIPAHYRLFKRLEARFASGAVGLVVCIDYPGFNMRVAAAAAARGIPVLYYITPQVWAWRAGRLKQMARVIRKAAVILPFEEAMLREAGIDATFVGHPLLDRAQTLPTQAEARARLGLPATGELLALFPGSRAEEIRRHLADFLAVADELRRRRPGLQVVLSVAPTIALRDDDVPVPLVRSASFDVLRAADVALCKSGTTTLEAAVAGTPCAIVYRTSPISYAIAKRLVKIEHIGLLNIVAGRRVAPEFVQGAFRTEPVANALEPLFDADGAVRQTMLAGLADVRARLGTPGASLRVAEIAAEMLR, encoded by the coding sequence GTGCGTGAGATTCTGATCCTCGCGGGGGAGGCCTCGGGCGACTTGCACGGGGCCATCCTCGCGGAGCGACTGCGCGCGCTGCGGCCGGGCGTGCCGCTGACGGGCACGGGGGGCGCGCGGATGCGCGCCGCCGGCGTCACGATGCTCGAGGAACACGAGGGCGTGGTCGGGTTCGTGGAGGTGCTGCGGCACATCCCCGCGCACTACCGGCTGTTCAAGCGGCTCGAGGCACGCTTCGCTTCTGGCGCGGTGGGCCTGGTGGTCTGCATCGACTACCCCGGGTTCAATATGCGCGTGGCCGCCGCGGCGGCGGCGCGGGGCATTCCCGTGCTGTACTACATCACGCCGCAGGTGTGGGCCTGGCGCGCTGGGCGTCTCAAGCAGATGGCGCGCGTCATCCGGAAGGCGGCGGTGATCCTCCCGTTCGAGGAAGCGATGCTCCGCGAGGCGGGCATCGATGCGACCTTCGTAGGCCACCCTCTGTTGGACCGCGCGCAGACCTTGCCGACGCAGGCCGAGGCGCGGGCCCGGCTCGGCTTGCCCGCCACGGGAGAGTTGCTTGCGCTGTTTCCGGGCAGCCGCGCCGAGGAGATTCGCCGGCATCTCGCGGACTTCCTGGCCGTGGCCGACGAGCTGCGCCGCCGCCGCCCGGGGTTGCAGGTGGTGCTCAGCGTCGCGCCGACGATCGCGCTGCGCGATGACGACGTGCCGGTTCCGCTGGTGCGCTCGGCGAGCTTCGACGTGCTCCGCGCCGCCGACGTGGCGTTGTGCAAGAGCGGTACGACGACGCTCGAGGCGGCGGTCGCGGGAACGCCCTGCGCGATTGTCTACCGCACGAGCCCGATCTCGTACGCGATCGCCAAGCGCCTGGTGAAGATCGAGCACATCGGGCTGTTGAACATCGTGGCGGGACGGCGTGTGGCGCCGGAGTTCGTGCAGGGCGCGTTCCGCACCGAGCCGGTTGCCAATGCCTTGGAGCCGCTGTTCGATGCCGACGGCGCGGTGCGCCAGACGATGCTGGCCGGCCTCGCCGACGTGCGTGCGCGACTGGGTACGCCCGGGGCGTCGCTGCGTGTGGCGGAGATCGCGGCGGAGATGCTCCGGTGA
- a CDS encoding Gfo/Idh/MocA family oxidoreductase: MSHPLRLGVIGTGSLGYHHARILRDLPGIVFKGFFEANADRAGTVSRELGIRAYPDLQALLDDVDAVSIVVPTTHHHAVAKQALESGKHLLIEKPITVTIEEADELLAIAERVGKLIQIGHIERFNRAIRAALPYVDTPLFIDSDRLAPFNPRGSDVAVVLDLMIHDIDLVLTLIGSPVKDVQAAGLPVLTPSIDIANARVTFDSGAVATITASRVSRERTRKLRIFQRNGYMSLDLASGTGELYRLRGDVDLAALAKQAQPLEAFVERVAIEAPEGEPLRLELESFVAAVKGEAPVAVSGRAGRDALAVALRIVGDIERALPALRGHLPGRGA, from the coding sequence GTGAGCCATCCCCTGCGTCTCGGCGTGATCGGCACCGGGAGCCTCGGCTACCATCACGCGCGGATCCTGCGCGACCTGCCCGGCATCGTCTTCAAGGGCTTCTTCGAGGCCAATGCCGATCGCGCCGGCACGGTGTCGCGTGAGCTGGGCATCCGCGCGTATCCGGATCTGCAGGCGTTGCTCGACGACGTGGACGCCGTGAGCATCGTGGTCCCGACGACGCACCACCACGCGGTGGCGAAGCAGGCGCTCGAGAGCGGCAAGCACTTGTTGATCGAGAAGCCGATCACGGTGACGATCGAGGAAGCGGACGAGTTGCTGGCGATCGCCGAGCGCGTCGGCAAGCTGATCCAGATCGGCCATATCGAGCGCTTCAACCGGGCGATCCGGGCGGCACTGCCCTATGTGGACACACCGCTGTTCATCGACAGCGACCGGCTCGCACCGTTCAATCCGCGGGGCTCCGACGTGGCGGTGGTGCTGGACCTGATGATCCACGACATCGACCTGGTGCTGACGCTGATCGGGTCGCCGGTGAAGGACGTGCAGGCCGCGGGGCTCCCAGTGCTGACGCCGAGCATCGATATCGCGAATGCCCGCGTGACGTTCGATTCCGGCGCGGTGGCGACGATCACGGCGAGTCGCGTCTCGCGCGAACGCACGCGCAAGCTGCGGATCTTCCAGCGGAACGGCTATATGTCTCTGGACCTCGCCTCAGGGACGGGCGAGCTGTACCGGTTGCGCGGCGACGTGGATCTCGCGGCGCTGGCCAAGCAGGCGCAGCCGCTGGAGGCGTTCGTGGAGCGCGTGGCGATTGAGGCGCCCGAGGGCGAGCCGCTTCGGCTGGAGCTCGAGAGCTTTGTGGCGGCGGTGAAGGGCGAGGCGCCGGTGGCCGTGAGCGGCCGCGCCGGCCGCGACGCGTTGGCCGTGGCGCTCCGGATCGTCGGCGATATCGAGCGGGCGCTGCCCGCCCTGCGCGGCCACCTGCCGGGGCGCGGTGCGTGA
- a CDS encoding 23S rRNA (pseudouridine(1915)-N(3))-methyltransferase RlmH, with translation MKVLVAAVGKPRDAALAAAIRQYEERAAHYWPLEIVEVKEEGGRGLAPAQVMAREGERLLARIPDAAQVVLCDPSDGERFTSEGFAAFLQAQRERAQDVAFVIGGAFGVSEALRERARRRLSLAPWTLPHELARLVLMEQIYRAGTLGRGEPYHK, from the coding sequence ATGAAGGTGCTGGTGGCCGCCGTCGGGAAGCCGCGAGATGCGGCGCTCGCGGCGGCCATTCGTCAGTACGAGGAACGGGCGGCGCACTACTGGCCGCTCGAGATCGTCGAAGTGAAGGAAGAAGGCGGCCGCGGATTGGCGCCGGCGCAGGTGATGGCCCGCGAGGGCGAGCGCCTGCTGGCGCGGATTCCTGACGCGGCGCAGGTGGTGCTCTGCGACCCGTCTGATGGCGAGCGGTTCACGTCCGAAGGGTTCGCGGCGTTTCTGCAGGCGCAGCGCGAACGGGCGCAGGACGTGGCGTTCGTGATCGGCGGGGCGTTCGGGGTCAGTGAGGCCCTGCGGGAGCGGGCCCGGCGGCGGCTGAGCCTCGCCCCGTGGACGTTGCCGCACGAACTCGCACGGTTGGTCCTGATGGAACAGATCTATCGCGCCGGCACGCTTGGGCGCGGTGAACCCTACCACAAGTAG
- the lpxA gene encoding acyl-ACP--UDP-N-acetylglucosamine O-acyltransferase — MSARIHPTAIVDPKAELGADVEIGPWAYVGPHCVVGDGSVIQMRATLEEHVILAPRVTVGIGTVLGGRPQDLKFKGEVTTVEIGEGTTLREYLTINRGTSESFKTTVGKNCFLMSYVHLAHDCHVGDGVIISNGTQLAGHVTVHDKAIISGICAVHQFAKIGRHAFVGGASRISKDIPPFVKAVGNPVQLYGLNSVGLQRSGFKEEVVSELKKAYRLFFRSDLNITQALAKAGELKQFPEVQAFVEFVDASGRGVVT, encoded by the coding sequence ATGAGCGCGCGCATCCATCCGACGGCGATCGTCGACCCCAAGGCTGAGCTTGGCGCGGACGTGGAGATCGGGCCCTGGGCCTACGTCGGGCCGCACTGCGTGGTCGGGGACGGGAGCGTCATCCAGATGCGGGCGACGCTGGAGGAGCACGTGATCCTCGCGCCGCGGGTGACGGTCGGCATCGGCACAGTGCTCGGGGGGCGGCCGCAGGACCTCAAGTTCAAGGGCGAGGTCACGACGGTGGAGATCGGCGAGGGCACGACGCTGCGCGAGTACCTCACGATCAATCGCGGGACCAGCGAGTCGTTCAAGACGACGGTGGGGAAGAACTGCTTCCTGATGTCGTACGTGCACCTGGCGCACGATTGCCACGTCGGTGACGGCGTGATCATCTCCAACGGCACGCAACTGGCCGGCCACGTGACGGTGCACGACAAGGCGATCATCTCGGGGATCTGCGCGGTGCACCAGTTCGCCAAGATCGGGCGGCACGCCTTCGTCGGCGGGGCCTCGCGCATTTCCAAGGACATCCCGCCATTCGTGAAGGCGGTGGGCAACCCGGTGCAGCTCTACGGGCTCAACTCGGTGGGGCTCCAGCGCAGCGGATTCAAGGAGGAGGTCGTGAGCGAGCTGAAGAAGGCGTATCGCCTGTTCTTTCGTTCCGATCTGAACATTACCCAGGCGCTGGCCAAGGCCGGCGAGCTGAAGCAGTTCCCGGAGGTGCAGGCCTTTGTGGAGTTCGTGGACGCGAGCGGCCGGGGGGTGGTGACGTGA
- a CDS encoding lysophospholipid acyltransferase family protein: MSAPEAARGVDAAAAKRTAQRARKTRWSVALGRPLLELLGRTWRVEEVDYGPVAALRAARRPFILACWHGQLLPHLWANRFRDICALVSQHGDGEIIFRVIAGWGYRGIRGSSSRGGRDALHAMVSELGRGSAFAITPDGPRGPAGVPQPGALIAAVRAQAPIVPVWSEIPRAWHLRSWDRFQLPKPFARIRVHYGDPWVPPDTSAASMAELTRRLGPAPNGGAAR; the protein is encoded by the coding sequence GTGAGCGCGCCGGAGGCGGCACGAGGTGTGGACGCCGCTGCGGCGAAGCGGACGGCACAGCGGGCGCGCAAGACGCGCTGGAGCGTGGCGCTAGGACGGCCGCTGCTCGAGCTGCTCGGACGAACCTGGCGGGTCGAAGAGGTGGATTACGGCCCTGTGGCTGCGCTGCGCGCGGCCCGTCGGCCGTTCATTCTCGCGTGTTGGCACGGCCAGTTGCTGCCGCACCTCTGGGCCAATCGGTTTCGCGACATCTGTGCATTGGTCAGCCAGCACGGTGACGGCGAGATCATCTTCCGCGTGATAGCCGGGTGGGGCTACCGTGGCATCCGCGGATCGAGTTCACGCGGCGGGCGCGATGCACTGCACGCGATGGTCAGTGAGCTCGGGCGAGGCAGCGCGTTCGCGATCACGCCCGATGGCCCCCGTGGACCTGCGGGCGTGCCCCAGCCGGGCGCCCTCATCGCGGCCGTGCGGGCGCAGGCGCCGATCGTCCCGGTGTGGTCGGAGATTCCGCGCGCCTGGCACCTGCGCAGTTGGGACCGTTTCCAGTTGCCCAAGCCGTTCGCGCGCATTCGCGTGCACTATGGTGACCCCTGGGTGCCGCCCGACACCAGCGCGGCGTCGATGGCCGAGTTGACGCGCCGGCTCGGGCCTGCGCCCAATGGCGGGGCAGCGCGATGA
- a CDS encoding bifunctional UDP-3-O-[3-hydroxymyristoyl] N-acetylglucosamine deacetylase/3-hydroxyacyl-ACP dehydratase, which produces MSRRTIRQAVSVSGVGLHLGRPCTLRFVPAASGVGLRFRRTDLPGQPETPAHVSVAVAAERRTQLGEGEAALHTVEHVLAAVAGLGIDDLLIEMDSAEPPIADGSAEPFRAALVSAGVTEQAGAPQVLRLRESVRVVDGESVYVAHPADRFELEVKIDFAHPSIGTQEGRWTVTDASFAQELSPARTFGMLSWVEELRGKGLIQGASAENTIVLDERGVVDGALRWPDEFVRHKAMDVVGDLALAGQRIQARISATKPSHRGTVTLVREMLAHAEASPGPAHEEAGVLEIEDIMKILPHRYPFLLVDRVVEMEANKRVVAIKNVTINEPFFQGHFPGHPIMPGVLIVEAMAQAGGVLLMGTVDDPESKVVYFMSIDNIKFRRPVKPGDQLRFEVDIIQLRGKVCRIAGKAKVDGQVVCEAEMAAMVRDR; this is translated from the coding sequence GTGAGCCGGCGCACGATCCGGCAGGCGGTGAGCGTCAGCGGGGTCGGGCTGCACCTCGGGCGGCCGTGCACGCTGCGATTCGTACCGGCGGCCAGCGGGGTGGGCCTGCGCTTCCGGCGTACGGACCTGCCGGGCCAGCCGGAGACGCCGGCGCACGTCTCAGTGGCGGTGGCGGCCGAGCGCCGGACGCAGCTTGGCGAGGGCGAGGCGGCGTTGCACACCGTGGAGCACGTGCTCGCGGCGGTGGCGGGGCTCGGCATTGACGACCTGCTGATTGAGATGGACAGCGCCGAGCCGCCGATCGCTGACGGATCGGCCGAACCGTTCCGCGCCGCCTTGGTATCGGCTGGCGTGACGGAGCAGGCGGGCGCGCCGCAGGTGCTGCGGTTGCGCGAGTCGGTTCGGGTGGTGGATGGCGAGTCGGTGTACGTGGCCCATCCGGCGGATCGCTTCGAACTCGAGGTGAAGATCGACTTCGCGCATCCTTCGATCGGCACGCAGGAGGGGCGCTGGACGGTGACGGACGCGAGCTTCGCGCAGGAGCTGTCGCCGGCGCGCACGTTCGGGATGCTGTCGTGGGTGGAAGAGCTGCGCGGAAAGGGGTTGATTCAGGGGGCGTCGGCGGAGAACACGATCGTGCTCGACGAGCGCGGCGTGGTGGACGGCGCGCTGCGCTGGCCGGATGAGTTCGTGCGGCACAAGGCGATGGATGTGGTAGGCGACCTCGCGCTGGCGGGGCAGCGGATTCAGGCAAGGATCTCGGCGACCAAGCCGAGCCACCGCGGGACCGTGACGCTGGTGCGCGAGATGCTCGCGCACGCCGAGGCGTCGCCGGGGCCCGCTCACGAGGAGGCAGGCGTGCTCGAGATCGAAGACATCATGAAGATCCTCCCCCACCGGTACCCGTTCCTGCTGGTGGACCGGGTGGTGGAGATGGAGGCCAACAAGCGCGTCGTGGCGATCAAGAACGTCACGATCAACGAGCCGTTCTTCCAGGGCCACTTCCCGGGGCACCCGATCATGCCCGGTGTCTTGATCGTCGAGGCGATGGCGCAGGCCGGTGGCGTGCTCCTGATGGGGACGGTGGACGACCCGGAAAGCAAGGTCGTCTACTTTATGAGCATCGACAACATCAAGTTCCGGCGCCCCGTGAAGCCCGGTGACCAGCTGCGCTTCGAAGTGGACATCATCCAACTGCGCGGAAAGGTCTGCCGCATCGCCGGCAAGGCGAAGGTGGACGGGCAGGTCGTCTGCGAGGCCGAGATGGCCGCGATGGTACGCGACCGATGA
- the lpxD gene encoding UDP-3-O-(3-hydroxymyristoyl)glucosamine N-acyltransferase gives MTQTHGAGLRLAEIAAAVGGTVQGDPETRVSRIAPLDRADGEALSFLASPKYLKLLAGTQAGAILVSPDLKDAPGGCANRVVVAKPHEAILALLPRLYRQPERPFVGVHATAVVDPSAQVDADACVEPYAVIGAGARVGRGAWIGAHCVVGEGVTVGENVRLYPQVTLYPGVQLGSRVAIHSGSRIGSDGFGYVFHGGAHQKIPHVGGCIIGNDVEIGANCTIDRGSIDQTVIGDGTKLDNLVHVAHNVRIGRLCLMAAQVGIAGSVRIGDGVVMAGQVGVSGHVSVGDKATLTAQAGIISDVPSGEVWGGYPARPHKDSLRGYAALAKLPGLLKRLQRLLDREDGA, from the coding sequence ATGACCCAGACGCACGGTGCAGGCCTGCGGCTCGCGGAGATTGCAGCCGCCGTTGGCGGGACGGTGCAGGGCGACCCGGAGACCCGGGTGTCCCGCATCGCCCCGCTCGACCGTGCCGATGGGGAGGCGTTGTCGTTCTTGGCGTCGCCGAAGTACCTGAAGTTGCTGGCGGGTACGCAGGCGGGGGCGATCTTGGTCTCGCCTGACCTCAAGGACGCACCGGGCGGCTGCGCCAACCGCGTGGTCGTCGCCAAGCCCCACGAGGCGATTCTTGCCCTGCTGCCGCGCCTGTACCGCCAGCCGGAGCGCCCCTTCGTTGGCGTGCACGCCACGGCGGTGGTGGATCCCTCGGCTCAAGTGGACGCCGACGCCTGCGTCGAGCCGTACGCGGTGATCGGCGCTGGTGCGCGAGTCGGGCGCGGTGCGTGGATCGGCGCGCACTGTGTGGTCGGCGAGGGCGTGACGGTCGGAGAGAACGTGCGCCTGTACCCCCAGGTGACGCTGTATCCGGGGGTGCAGTTGGGCTCACGTGTGGCCATCCACAGCGGCTCGCGGATCGGTTCTGATGGCTTCGGCTACGTCTTCCACGGCGGCGCACACCAGAAGATTCCGCACGTCGGGGGCTGCATCATCGGCAACGACGTGGAGATTGGGGCGAATTGCACGATCGACCGCGGCAGCATCGACCAAACGGTGATTGGTGACGGGACCAAGCTCGACAACTTGGTGCACGTGGCACACAACGTCCGCATCGGGCGCCTGTGCCTGATGGCGGCGCAGGTGGGAATCGCTGGGAGCGTGCGCATTGGCGACGGGGTGGTGATGGCGGGCCAGGTGGGCGTGTCGGGGCACGTGAGCGTGGGCGACAAGGCTACGCTCACGGCGCAGGCGGGCATCATCTCCGACGTGCCGTCGGGCGAGGTCTGGGGTGGCTATCCGGCGCGGCCGCACAAGGATTCGCTGCGCGGCTACGCGGCGTTGGCGAAGCTGCCGGGCCTGCTGAAGCGCCTCCAGCGCTTGCTCGACCGCGAGGACGGCGCGTGA
- a CDS encoding Glu/Leu/Phe/Val dehydrogenase, which translates to MNVSLDEVKALAAWMTWKCAVVNIPFGGAKGGVICDPLKMSVGELERVTRRYTSGIISTLGPDSDVPAPDVNTNERVMAWLMDTYSMHVGHTVNAVTTGKPVEMGGSLGRREATGRGVMFTALDALDHLKMDVKGATVAVQGFGNVGSVAAQLLAREGCKVVAISDRTGGYHNPKGIDVDDAIAHVKKHRSLEGYNKGDVITNEQLLELEVDVLVPAALENVITTKNAKKVKAKVICEGANGPTTAAADAILDEKGIFVIPDILANAGGVTVSYFEWVQNRGGYYWDEQTVNDRLKSIMDKSFADVLKLSQQHKVNMRTAAYMVAISRVATVHRLRGIYA; encoded by the coding sequence ATGAACGTCTCGCTGGACGAGGTGAAGGCGCTCGCGGCGTGGATGACCTGGAAGTGCGCCGTGGTGAACATCCCCTTCGGCGGCGCCAAGGGCGGCGTGATCTGCGATCCGCTCAAGATGTCGGTGGGTGAGCTCGAGCGCGTGACGCGCCGCTACACCTCGGGCATCATCTCGACGCTGGGCCCGGATTCTGACGTGCCGGCGCCGGACGTGAACACCAACGAGCGCGTGATGGCCTGGCTGATGGACACGTACTCGATGCACGTCGGCCACACCGTGAACGCGGTGACCACGGGCAAGCCGGTCGAGATGGGCGGTTCGCTGGGCCGCCGCGAGGCGACCGGGCGCGGCGTGATGTTCACGGCGCTCGACGCGCTGGACCACCTGAAGATGGACGTGAAGGGTGCGACGGTGGCGGTGCAGGGCTTCGGCAACGTCGGCTCGGTGGCGGCGCAGCTCCTGGCGCGCGAGGGCTGCAAGGTCGTCGCCATCAGCGACCGCACGGGCGGCTACCACAACCCGAAGGGCATCGACGTGGACGACGCGATCGCGCACGTCAAGAAGCACCGCTCGCTGGAAGGCTACAACAAGGGCGACGTCATCACGAACGAGCAGCTGCTGGAGCTCGAGGTGGACGTGCTGGTGCCGGCGGCGTTGGAAAACGTGATCACCACGAAGAACGCCAAGAAGGTGAAGGCCAAGGTGATCTGCGAAGGCGCCAACGGGCCGACGACGGCGGCCGCCGATGCCATCCTCGACGAGAAGGGCATCTTCGTGATCCCGGACATCCTCGCCAACGCCGGCGGCGTCACGGTGAGCTACTTCGAGTGGGTGCAGAACCGCGGTGGCTACTACTGGGACGAGCAGACGGTGAACGACCGCCTGAAGAGCATTATGGACAAGAGCTTCGCCGACGTGCTCAAGCTCTCGCAGCAGCACAAGGTCAATATGCGGACGGCGGCGTATATGGTCGCCATCAGCCGCGTGGCGACGGTGCACCGCCTGCGCGGCATCTATGCGTGA